The nucleotide sequence TCGACTTGCTTCCCCAGCGCGTAGACCGGATTATCTTGGTAATTGCCATCTGGGCCATTCGCAGGCGGCTGCGTAAACCTGCTCTTACCAAGAACACTGACAACAAATGCGCAAAGACAAATTAACGAAGAAGACTGCATGACGTCTATCGCTTCGAGCGGTCATGAACAAACTCACGATGCTGCTACGAAGTGTCGAAACAAAACTTCCTCCTGCCCTGTCCAAATTAACATTTGAGCCGCGCGGGAAAAGAACGGAGATTGAAGAAGGAAAATGAGAGACAGGATCATCAATGGCATGAAGAACGCTACACTGCCTTGACAGTCCCAGGATTGTAAGATTAATTGCTCCGTAGTGTCAGCATGCTGACCCTCATACTCCATTGTTTCTGCATGGTTGGTCTAACGATGTCATGTCAGACTGGCTGTTGAGTTTCATTCGCCTTGATACGCGCTAGTATTCGGCTGCGTACAGggaagttggtgatgcgAGGAGAAAGGATTGGCGGGTTGTCCAATGAGCAGTTGGGTTATGTGGAAATCGGTGATGTTGCTGCTAAATATGGCAATGAGTAACGTGAGTCTCCACGCTGCAAGGATCCTGACCAAAATATGAAGAGGAGGCTGTGGCATGTTCTTTGCGAGGTTTCAGCCTTATTTAACTTGTGGTGGCATGACATGGAGTTTCCAACTGGTCTATTCTCCTGTTGTTGTGCGGATGGTTTGACAACAAACAGAAACTAATTGGGCAGTTGGTGGATCTTTCACTACGTACATTGCTGGTAATACCAGGAACATAGTCATTCGTTTACATAATCGCAAGTTATGAACTCACGTTGCTAAAACTACATCGACGCAAAACGGCACTGGCCCGTAGGAGATATCCAACACAGTTACCCATATGCCTTTCGTAACCCATATACCAATGTTTTACAGCCTCTCGCTTGCCAGATTAGAAGTTTTTGACAGAATCCCGCTCCGGTAAGATCTGCGATACCAATTCCGACAAGAGTTCAGTCAGCGACATCAATGCTTATCAACGGAACATAACTTGAcctatctctctgcatcagcggagcgttccctgCTGGTTAACTGGCCTAGCGGTTATTTCTTTGATACAAACTCTCAATCCACCCCCGAGTTATGCTTAGAGAACAATATATTCCACGCACGTTGTCATCGGATATAACCCAGCCCATCCCTCTGCATCAACAAAGCGCTCCCCTTCCCCACGCCGAATTGTTCAACGGTACGTTTGTCTTATACCTCCCTTGTTGCTCGCTGACCACGTGGCTTGATTCTTGACTGCATTCCAAGTTCCATCTATCTTGAGAACGACATCAACGACCAGCGCCAACACCCCATGATTCATCCCGAAACGCAGAAACCTAGGTAGCCACTCCCATatctcgccatcatctcaacTTCATAGCTTATCGCATTGATAATCTCTTCATGATGCTGCCCCCGTGTCGGTCTTTTACCTGCTCACCTCGTTTAGGTCGTCCTGGGTAAGCCACCACGCAATCAATTAATCACTCCTTGAACCTCCAAATTGCAACCCCGATCCATATCCAAGGAAAATGCcttcccaacttcaacatcaaaaacATTTCATAgaaacaaaatacaacaTCAAAAAGTAACATCAAGATTATTCGTGGTACATATCCCAACACAAGCAACATTCACGTCGCATAATCATATAGGGTAAGCCACTTTAACCCTTCACCCTTCACCCACCAACCATTCTCACAACCAACTCCAAACCTCAACTCACTCACACCTCACTTCTCACtcaccaacccatccatcacaatgCTCACCATAAGAATCCCCAAAACCCTTCCCTTCATACGCATCCTCCCCAAGACACTCACCCCCCAACCAAAACtccaaccacaaacacatTTCCACCCCCTCCGCATCTTCCACCGCCCATTCCCCTTCATCAGACTCTTCCACCACTCCCCCAaactcaccatcaacaacgtCAGAGCCGCCTCCGCAGCTGCTTCACAAAATGCAAAAAACTACGGTACACTCACCCACCCTCCCATCCACACACTTACTAACTCCAACAGAAATCCCCGCCCGCCTCATCATCTACCACGCCGGCACCCCACGCATAACCTTCCTCGCGCTCCTCAAGCTCACGACCCTCATCCTagccgccttcttcaccctcctcgtcctcccaAGCTACATCAAAGCCGAAAAGCCGCTCAGCGACACCGCCGCCCTCACCCTCTGCGGCATCATCCCCATGCTCTTCATCGCGTACACCACCGCCCCGTTCGTCACACACATGTACATCCACCTGCCGGACGCGGCGCGCACGTCCCCCGCCGTGCTGAGGCGCTTCGTGGCCGCTATGCCGGCTGGCACGCAGCTCACACTCACGACGATGAGCTTCATCGCCAAACCGAGGTATAGTTCTATGCGGGCGGGGGACTTGAGACCAGCGACGAGGGGTACGCGTATGGGGTTGGTGAATTATGTGAGGGACACGGCAGGGGAGAATGCGAGTAGGAAGTGGTACATGTATAGGGCTGTGGGGAGGTTTTATATCCAGGAGAAGGGGGTGGGTGCTGGGGAGAGGGTGCGGTAtcagaagaagcagaagatggtggtggataCGTGGATTTGGGATGCTGTCAAGGAGAGGATTGCGAAGAGAGCAGCTTCCGGTTCGTCTTGAAGAGTCGATAGTTTGACGTTATTTGGGTTGCGGCTTTAGCATGGAATGTGACAGCTGGGTTCGAGTGCGGGTGATGATCTTCGCTTAGCAAATTATTGTGTACTGTATTGGTGTAGTTCTATATTGTACTAGATGAGTAGTGTCTGTCGGAATGACGAGACCGCGTTTCACCGTTACTAAAAAGCGGTTCAGTCCTCCAAACCCTCTATAATTGTCAGGGTTCGAGTCCCGCCAGCATATCAACATGGCCGGATGAATTGCCCATTTCAACGGATTCAATTAATACAGACTCCCAAGATCAACTCGGGCGTTCAAACCTCTAGATACTACCTGTGACGCTACCCCAAGTCACCCACAACCTCTGGATTCACTTCTCGGATTCCCAAAATCCATCACATGTACCTTCCATATCAAATAGCCGCCATTGGtatcatcgccaacaaccagacaattCTACTGTACATTTTCCCGTGGGTGCATCGAAATAATCATGTGATATCCAGTGTCCAGTTGTATGCCGTTTCAAGCAAGCTTCCGTTAACGCCCCTCCCCATCATGGCTTCATAAGTTCGTTCCACGAGTTCAATCGCAAGTCGAAGCCGAAGCCGTCACACGTGCGACAGCCTTACCCGGACCGTTGGCCCTGCATTGACTGATACTCACCAACTGTCTCCCTGTCTTTCTAATGTTCCTTGTTTGTCATTCATATTCGTCTGGTTTGCCTGGTCCTGCGTATATTCGTCGTCCATCTCACGTAATTCGAGCGCGGTTAAATCGAAACTTCCATGTGTCGTTGTAAGGTCGCAGATGTGAGGAAGAAACAACCAACTGCGTTTCCTTCCAAGTcgccaaggatatcaaaTCCAATAGAGGCACTGGCTACCACTCCTCATGTGGACCCGTGGTCCGGTTCAACAAGCAACAGCTGTCTTGTCCCTCAACTTCAGCGTCGTTTCATATTCGCCATTCCACCGTCATAGTCCCAGGCTCTCTTAAGACCTCCCTCATACACACTTGCAACAGACTCCTGCCACATGGCTGGAGTGATAAAATTGGGCATAGATGTTGTCGTGGGATATTGCTGCTGGGCCATTTGCTGGGCGCCTGGAGACAAGGAGTGGTTGGACGCTTGATCCGCAAGAGCATTTGGATCGGGAGCACCTGGAGTAGAAACGTTCAGCGATGTTGCCCGAGTGGCGGAACCAAGGAGGGAACCAGCTTGTGACGGCGTACCAAATGAGGTATTCCAATGTCTAAAACATCCATCAGCATCTAAACGCACAAAACGGGACAAGAGCACAATTTCAGGGTAGGTGTCGCAAAACAAGGCACAACTTACTCAAAAATACGTGCCGGGTTCCAAGTCGGTGGGTTACTGGTAAGCCCCATAGTGTGATGCATATCCGCGGCCGGACCATCTTGCGGCATCATAACGAGCGACTGTACGGCTGGAGAGTCACTTCTGCTGTCCATTGGGCCCACAGAAATTGGAGGTGTAATGGGATGGCTTATATAACTGACATGTTGGCTGGAGGGATCCAGTTGCTGATCCATGGAACCTGTACGGTGCGCCGAAGCTTGGTAGGCCATGTTTGCTCGTGGCGGGCTTGACTGGTTGGAGGGATGAGGGCTGCCGTATGGGAACGAAGGTTTGAGGACAAACGGCCGCCTGATGTCTGCTGAGAATGCTTCACGAATAGCATCGACTTGCTTCTGCAGGTCCGGCATCGGCCAAGCTTCCATCACCGTTTCCATCAGCCTCATGTGACGCTGGAAATACTCACGCGCATCTGTGTTGAGATCGGGGTCGGGGGACACGATGGCAACCTTTACTTCGTTAGCGGGCCAAGCCATGA is from Pochonia chlamydosporia 170 chromosome Unknown PCv3seq00027, whole genome shotgun sequence and encodes:
- a CDS encoding 4-coumarate-CoA ligase 2 (similar to Metarhizium robertsii ARSEF 23 XP_011411592.1) translates to MLTIRIPKTLPFIRILPKTLTPQPKLQPQTHFHPLRIFHRPFPFIRLFHHSPKLTINNVRAASAAASQNAKNYEIPARLIIYHAGTPRITFLALLKLTTLILAAFFTLLVLPSYIKAEKPLSDTAALTLCGIIPMLFIAYTTAPFVTHMYIHLPDAARTSPAVLRRFVAAMPAGTQLTLTTMSFIAKPRYSSMRAGDLRPATRGTRMGLVNYVRDTAGENASRKWYMYRAVGRFYIQEKGVGAGERVRYQKKQKMVVDTWIWDAVKERIAKRAASGSS